Proteins from a single region of Thermotoga maritima MSB8:
- the purK gene encoding 5-(carboxyamino)imidazole ribonucleotide synthase, with amino-acid sequence MKKIGIIGGGQLGKMMTLEAKKMGFYVIVLDPTPRSPAGQVADEQIVAGFFDSERIEDLVKGSDVTTYDLEHIDVQTLKKLYNEGYKIHPSPYTLEIIQDKFVQKEFLKKNGIPVPEYKLVKDLESDVREFGFPVVQKARKGGYDGRGVFIIKNEKDLENAIKGETYLEEFVEIEKELAVMVARNEKGEIACYPVVEMYFDEDANICDTVIAPARIEEKYSKIAREIATSVVEALEGVGIFGIEMFLTKQGEILVNEIAPRPHNSGHYTIEACVTSQFEQHIRAIMNLPLGSTELLIPAVMVNLLGEEGYYGKPALIGLEEALAIEGLSLHFYGKKETRPYRKMGHFTVVDRDVERALEKALRAKKILKVVSEEGAMCQG; translated from the coding sequence TTGAAAAAGATCGGTATCATCGGCGGTGGCCAGCTTGGCAAGATGATGACCCTCGAAGCGAAGAAGATGGGTTTTTACGTGATAGTGCTCGATCCAACTCCCAGAAGCCCCGCTGGACAGGTGGCGGACGAACAGATAGTCGCGGGCTTTTTTGACTCAGAAAGAATTGAAGATCTGGTGAAAGGTTCAGATGTCACCACTTACGATCTTGAACACATCGACGTTCAGACGTTGAAGAAACTCTACAACGAGGGTTACAAAATACATCCCTCTCCGTACACCCTGGAAATCATACAGGATAAGTTCGTTCAAAAAGAATTTTTGAAGAAAAACGGCATCCCAGTTCCTGAATACAAACTTGTGAAGGATCTGGAAAGCGACGTCAGGGAGTTCGGTTTCCCTGTTGTTCAAAAGGCGAGAAAGGGAGGATACGACGGCAGAGGGGTGTTCATCATAAAAAACGAAAAAGATCTTGAAAACGCTATAAAAGGCGAGACCTACCTTGAGGAGTTCGTTGAGATAGAGAAAGAACTCGCTGTCATGGTGGCGAGAAACGAAAAAGGAGAAATAGCATGTTATCCCGTGGTGGAGATGTACTTCGACGAAGATGCGAACATCTGCGATACAGTGATAGCCCCTGCCAGGATAGAAGAAAAATACTCGAAGATCGCCAGAGAAATTGCAACGAGTGTTGTAGAAGCGTTAGAAGGTGTCGGTATCTTTGGAATAGAGATGTTTCTCACAAAACAGGGTGAGATACTCGTCAACGAGATCGCTCCACGGCCACACAACTCCGGCCATTACACCATCGAAGCGTGTGTGACGAGCCAGTTCGAACAGCACATTAGAGCGATCATGAACCTGCCTCTCGGATCAACGGAGCTTCTCATCCCCGCGGTGATGGTGAATCTCCTCGGTGAGGAAGGATATTATGGAAAACCCGCCCTCATTGGATTGGAAGAAGCTCTGGCCATAGAAGGTCTTTCGCTTCATTTCTATGGAAAAAAAGAAACCAGGCCGTACAGAAAAATGGGACATTTCACGGTGGTGGATAGAGACGTTGAAAGAGCGCTCGAAAAAGCGCTCAGAGCGAAGAAAATACTGAAAGTCGTCTCGGAGGAGGGAGCGATGTGCCAAGGGTAG
- a CDS encoding BamA/OMP85 family outer membrane protein, with protein MKKELVLLMVLLAVSAMAIYISEVDFKGLNTLNSEFIVQKVGKLFGEVSSDEIQEYLKKVFNLGYFSSLTPSLEPADVGYRLVVSLEENPVVKDWKLEIEGPGLVDKKELEELVKIEKGMPLNVNLLKETFEAIRNRYQEAGYFLVEINGSFENGTYRIVVKEYALWDIVFNGETDGLDIVSILSKAKIKTLRDYYASSPLVRFFTMSKKDFYPTLSEVNKLISVLNSYPFFSRETSVDFKKTTVKDIEEKNVVIMVINVVQRRIFEGEKKFKEILFHGNTIFTDQELLRASGLSTDETYTNSQILLAMNRLVDFYERNNYPYVWVEARVEDDRLVFNVYEKYVRSVKIEGLKRTRPYVVENLITIKEGEPLNKEEIMLTYSYLQNSRYFDSVNIYPQLSQNATQVDVVVDLKEAEKTRNFIGGLGWTMPKEGEWWQGFSGTVQLSAVNSFGYGESFSIDLNLGFIERSVEGTVKLPIKLDVPMNLELGAGYTNYATSSGTDTVSLKGIVSTLPYKGHSFGVGALYEKELVEDSKGTLAALFKYRYNTKNSAILPTEGYYLSFDLTRAGLFGLNDQKYWKGILTSEAYYPIFESLFWSFKGTGGMVRNEIGTELLEVSGPYAVRGYNYFETEKMFKLSADLNWILQKENVPVVTGLFVDYGGIEENGNMNTLSSAGVKLDLVVPLLGSVEVGGAYRFNEKDWQFYFFMGSW; from the coding sequence ATGAAGAAAGAACTGGTTCTTCTGATGGTTCTGCTGGCTGTTTCCGCGATGGCAATTTACATCTCAGAAGTCGATTTCAAGGGATTGAACACACTCAATTCCGAATTCATAGTTCAAAAAGTCGGAAAACTCTTCGGAGAGGTATCATCCGATGAAATTCAGGAGTATCTGAAAAAAGTCTTCAACCTTGGATATTTCTCCTCTCTAACACCCTCTCTGGAACCAGCTGATGTGGGCTACAGACTTGTCGTCTCACTGGAGGAAAATCCAGTTGTCAAAGATTGGAAACTGGAAATAGAGGGCCCTGGTCTGGTGGACAAAAAAGAACTCGAAGAGCTCGTTAAAATCGAGAAAGGCATGCCGTTGAACGTGAACCTTTTGAAAGAAACGTTCGAAGCGATCAGAAACAGGTACCAGGAAGCAGGGTACTTCCTTGTGGAGATAAACGGAAGTTTCGAGAACGGGACTTACAGAATAGTTGTAAAAGAGTACGCTCTCTGGGACATCGTGTTCAACGGTGAAACGGATGGGCTGGACATCGTGTCCATCCTGTCGAAAGCAAAGATAAAGACCCTGAGAGATTACTACGCTTCCTCTCCTCTTGTCAGATTCTTCACGATGAGTAAAAAGGACTTCTATCCTACCCTTTCAGAGGTGAACAAACTCATCTCCGTTTTGAACTCCTATCCCTTCTTCTCCCGGGAAACATCCGTGGACTTCAAGAAGACGACGGTGAAGGATATCGAAGAGAAAAACGTCGTCATCATGGTCATCAACGTGGTGCAGAGAAGAATATTCGAAGGAGAGAAAAAATTCAAAGAGATCCTCTTCCATGGAAACACGATCTTCACAGATCAGGAACTGCTCCGCGCGTCCGGTCTCTCTACGGATGAGACCTACACGAATTCTCAGATTCTTCTTGCCATGAACAGGCTGGTGGATTTCTATGAAAGAAACAACTATCCGTACGTCTGGGTAGAAGCCAGGGTGGAAGATGACAGGCTCGTGTTCAATGTCTATGAGAAGTACGTCCGATCGGTCAAAATAGAAGGGCTGAAGAGAACCAGACCGTACGTGGTGGAAAACCTGATCACCATAAAGGAAGGAGAACCTCTCAACAAAGAGGAGATCATGCTCACGTATTCCTACCTTCAGAACAGCAGGTACTTTGACTCGGTGAACATCTATCCACAACTCTCTCAGAACGCAACTCAAGTCGACGTTGTTGTAGATCTGAAGGAAGCGGAAAAGACGAGAAACTTCATCGGTGGGCTCGGCTGGACCATGCCAAAAGAGGGTGAGTGGTGGCAGGGATTCTCCGGAACCGTTCAACTCTCTGCTGTGAACTCCTTCGGATACGGAGAGTCGTTCTCGATTGACTTAAACCTTGGATTCATCGAAAGAAGCGTTGAGGGAACGGTCAAACTTCCCATCAAACTCGATGTTCCTATGAATCTCGAACTTGGAGCAGGATACACAAATTATGCTACCTCTAGCGGAACAGACACGGTCAGCCTGAAAGGGATTGTTTCCACCCTTCCGTACAAGGGACACTCCTTTGGAGTCGGTGCGCTCTACGAAAAGGAACTGGTTGAAGACAGCAAAGGAACACTGGCAGCACTCTTCAAATACAGGTACAACACGAAAAACTCGGCCATTCTTCCAACGGAAGGGTATTATCTTTCTTTCGATCTGACGCGGGCAGGTCTCTTCGGACTGAATGACCAGAAATACTGGAAAGGGATTCTGACCAGTGAGGCGTACTATCCGATCTTTGAAAGTCTCTTCTGGAGCTTCAAAGGCACAGGCGGAATGGTCCGCAACGAAATTGGAACGGAACTTTTGGAAGTTTCCGGACCTTACGCGGTACGTGGTTACAACTACTTCGAGACTGAAAAGATGTTCAAACTCTCAGCCGATCTGAACTGGATTCTCCAGAAAGAAAACGTACCCGTCGTCACTGGACTGTTCGTCGACTACGGCGGAATAGAAGAGAACGGAAATATGAACACTCTCTCCTCAGCAGGAGTGAAACTCGATCTCGTCGTTCCCCTTCTTGGAAGCGTGGAAGTTGGCGGTGCCTACAGATTCAACGAAAAAGACTGGCAGTTCTACTTCTTCATGGGAAGCTGGTGA
- the thyX gene encoding FAD-dependent thymidylate synthase — protein sequence MKIDILDKGFVELVDVMGNDLSAVRAARVSFDMGLKDEERDRHLIEYLMKHGHETPFEHIVFTFHVKAPIFVARQWFRHRIASYNELSGRYSKLSYEFYIPSPERLEGYKTTIPPERVTEKISEIVDKAYRTYLELIESGVPREVARIVLPLNLYTRFFWTVNARSLMNFLNLRADSHAQWEIQQYALAIARIFKEKCPWTFEAFLKYAYKGDILKEVQV from the coding sequence ATGAAGATCGATATCTTGGACAAAGGATTCGTTGAACTTGTGGATGTGATGGGAAACGACCTCTCCGCTGTACGGGCTGCCCGCGTTTCTTTCGATATGGGTTTGAAAGACGAAGAAAGGGATAGACATCTCATCGAATATCTCATGAAACACGGTCACGAGACACCTTTCGAACATATTGTCTTCACTTTCCACGTGAAAGCCCCTATATTCGTGGCGAGGCAGTGGTTCAGACACAGGATCGCTTCTTACAACGAACTGAGCGGCAGATACTCGAAGCTCTCCTACGAATTCTACATTCCCTCTCCCGAACGCCTGGAAGGGTACAAAACGACCATCCCTCCCGAACGGGTGACGGAGAAGATCTCAGAAATAGTCGATAAAGCGTATCGAACGTATCTGGAGTTGATAGAAAGCGGTGTTCCTCGAGAAGTGGCAAGGATAGTGCTCCCTTTGAATCTGTACACGAGGTTTTTCTGGACTGTGAACGCAAGAAGTCTCATGAACTTTTTGAACCTGAGGGCAGATTCTCACGCTCAGTGGGAAATTCAACAGTACGCTCTGGCAATCGCGAGAATTTTCAAAGAGAAGTGTCCCTGGACTTTTGAGGCATTTCTTAAGTATGCTTATAAAGGAGATATCCTGAAGGAGGTACAGGTATGA